From a single Nematostella vectensis chromosome 3, jaNemVect1.1, whole genome shotgun sequence genomic region:
- the LOC116612029 gene encoding protein dispatched homolog 3: MPQGAGHSRQKSDDFKGSFGRDEACEDHLETFELSETLLGRHSVTFRKPSFRCLQGARAVAKKIRHLTWRPVLFCTTRTIPSVLLLAVAIVIPIVLGVVTLLMYTPKVDMSLESFSIPNHVASRHQDAFTVAKRYSYSWKQTMRKKRAAEPWPLPESENPEPTSKPDFTQTNAKWTIDLVYLAKGKGELNMFTKKRLRAIHKLEQNIMRQEGMQDFCWKWNYAKLDPILVQRYNACTPPLSLVDFFFPTYGFFDGQGDDSKLTDESIGRTLKFLLSRQFTYWFVDGNFSVLNQKSSFLRAQIKFGYPLKGYPKKSSRSLFVEQHKKFINYMKKFIQFLDTQSTDEVSILYGGPEVYDHLVDEALWKDVDLAKYTLTLIILLMFILTSCSFLLTFFGILSILASLPLACFFFRVVFGVPTFSILSATSLFVIIGIGVDDVFVFINTFHHAENAKDIVTRLKHTISTAAGATFFTSFTTAAAFGANCFSKIPAIHDFGLFMMLIVISCWLTVVLIIPPTLYLWYRYVARLETLLWNLLFSWLQASCCKTSAAPQLPVDIQHFLSGESEAPSSPALDIENTAIDAVTGSRMQVSFPEQEDIPLNDSLDDRTSLNSDMLCLSDDLINDNDSAPLLSTCSTVATQLNLGAAHQTNASRNCMLRLQLGLYHLARFVYRIRYVLLVIYLAILGSSAYLNTKITSSEKPPAFFKEGSNLQQLLDLKYNMSGDNYDCKICDDIVQDASNYIISRPTKPATINSNALPPDIPTKASSNNLQPDEPTTAAALKGTLSSHVAGNKTTSAVPGSSRKSRVIGSIKTTKRPATQKALTTLPPTYTTLNPATDQTSAQPTTTHVSTILATTPFHTSASRFEGNDVNDAMNESSVMPTFDPCLGTSCDKVAEKPILDSMAIVYVVFGIEDIDRSNVDKEHVLSSKGDVVMDALFTRFILEHRSQFVKHMCRICKAFSNNKELVREAGANCFPEWLSNILMSNRYNMFEECRDLHKHQTLAGRSHAGMYYKNTNRPVYHNSTRAYWLAMAFETTTNKGSSSKVVLQQYHKWNAFLKEQVQDIPELQSAFHTSEDWVHMFMEVVAVNGAIYGIVFSLILCMVAVVIFTGHILLSIIVMLTILGVLCLVVGVFYLVGWHLGAVEAISLSILVGTSVDYCVHLIDGYIIAGRFIPDSGLSNKEVRRWRASAAISHIGSSILSSAVTTIVAAVPLCLTTIQIFAKFGQILAINTAVSILYTLTFCIALIALIAPARFIRSLKSRLFAVLGVALFGGMSLLLMYIASLMGAVIQGPDGNPLYNV, encoded by the exons TGGATATGTCGTTAGAATCGTTCTCAATTCCTAACCATGTTGCATCAAGGCATCAAGACGCTTTCACGGTTGCTAAAAGATATTCGTACTCTTGGAAGCAAACTATGAGAAAGAAACGCGCCGCAGAACCATGGCCACTGCCAGAATCCGAAAACCCAGAGCCTACTTCCAAGCCAGACTTTACTCAGACTAATGCGAAGTGGACCATTGATTTGGTTTACTTAGCGAAAGGGAAAGGCGAGCTCAACATGTTCACGAAGAAAAGACTCCGCGCTATTCATAAACTCGAGCAAAATATCATGCGGCAAGAAGGAATGCAAGATTTCTGTTGGAAATGGAATTATGCTAAACTTGATCCTATTTTAGTGCAAAGATACAACGCTTGCACTCCTCCTTTATCTCTCGTGGATTTCTTTTTCCCTACGTATGGTTTTTTTGACGGCCAAGGCGATGATAGTAAACTTACGGACGAATCGATCGGACGGACATTAAAATTTCTCTTGAGCAGGCAATTTACATACTGGTTTGTGGATGGAAACTTCTCAGTATTGAACCAAAAGAGTTCTTTTCTACGAGCGCAAATCAAGTTTGGTTACCCACTGAAAGGGTATCCGAAGAAATCAAGCAGAAGTCTTTTTGTGGAACAGCACAAAAAATTCATCAACTACATGAAGAAATTTATTCAATTTCTGGATACACAGTCCACTGA tgAAGTGAGTATCCTGTATGGGGGACCTGAGGTTTATGACCACCTTGTTGATGAAGCCCTCTGGAAAGATGTCGATCTTGCCAAGTACACCCTCACCCTTATCATCCTACTGATGTTCATACTCACGTCCTGTTCCTTCTTACTCACCTTCTTCGGCATTCTAAGCATCCTAGCCTCCCTTCCACTGGCATGCTTCTTCTTCCGAGTTGTGTTTGGTGTCCCTACTTTCAGCATTCTCAGTGCAACCTCTTTGTTTGTTATCATTGGTATTGGTGTAGatgatgtgtttgtgtttattAACACGTTTCATCATGCGGAGAATGCAAAGGATATTGTGACCAGGTTAAAGCACACAATATCCACTGCTGCTGGTGCCACTTTCTTTACTTCCTTCACAACTGCAGCTGCCTTTGGGGCAAACTGTTTTTCGAAG ATTCCAGCGATCCATGACTTTGGTCTCTTTATGATGCTGATTGTCATTAGTTGCTGGCTGACAGTGGTACTGATAATACCACCTACCCTATACCTGTGGTACCGCTATGTTGCCAGGCTTGAGACCCTGCTCTGGAATCTCTTGTTCAGCTGGCTCCAGGCATCTTGCTGCAAAACCTCCGCAGCACCACAACTACCAG TGGACATCCAGCATTTTTTGTCAGGCGAAAGTGAAGCTCCATCATCACCAGCATTAGATATTGAGAATACAGCCATAGATGCTGTCACTGGCTCAAGGATGCAAGTTTCTTTCCCTGAACAAGAAGACATCCCCCTGAACGACTCTCTAGATGACCGGACTAGCTTGAACTCTGACATGCTGTGTCTATCTGATGACTTGATAAACGACAATGACTCCGCCCCACTGTTGTCCACCTGTTCTACTGTTGCCACTCAACTAAACTTGGGTGCAGCTCACCAAACCAATGCTTCTCGAAACTGTATGCTAAGACTGCAGTTAGGCTTGTATCATCTTGCTCGGTTTGTGTACCGTATTAGGTATGTATTACTGGTCATATACTTAGCAATACTTGGGAGCTCGGCTTACTTGAACACGAAGATCACCTCGTCAGAGAAGCCCCCAGCATTCTTTAAGGAGGGTTCAAACCTTCAGCAGCTGCTAGACTTGAAGTATAACATGAGTGGCGATAACTATGACTGCAAAATCTGTGACGATATTGTCCAGGATGCATCTAATTACATCATCTCTCGGCCAACAAAGCCTGCTACCATTAACTCTAACGCACTACCCCCCGACATTCCCACAAAGGCAAGTTCTAACAATCTGCAGCCGGACGAACCTACGACTGCTGCTGCTTTGAAAGGGACTCTGAGCTCTCATGTAGCTGGAAATAAGACAACTTCTGCTGTACCAGGTTCATCAAGGAAAAGTCGGGTTATTGGCTCCATTAAAAC GACTAAAAGGCCAGCAACACAAAAAGCTCTGACGACACTTCCACCCACCTATACAACCTTAAACCCCGCCACGGATCAGACATCTGCCCAGCCCACAACCACACATGTCTCCACTATCTTAG CTACCACGCCTTTCCACACCTCCGCCTCGCGTTTTGAGGGGAATGACGTTAATGATGCCATGAATGAATCATCAGTCATGCCCACGTTTGACCCTTGTCTTGGGACTTCTTGTGATAAGGTTGCAGAGAAGCCTATCCTGGATTCCATGGCGATAGTCTATGTGGTCTTTGGGATAGAAGACATTGATAGAAGTAACGTGGACAAAGAACATGTGCTTTCTAGTAAG GGTGATGTAGTGATGGACGCCTTGTTTACCAGGTTCATCCTAGAGCATCGGTCACAGTTTGTTAAGCACATGTGCCGCATATGCAAGGCTTTCTCGAACAACAAGGAGCTGGTGCGTGAAGCAGGGGCAAATTGCTTCCCCGAGTGGTTATCAAACATCCTTATGTCCAACCGGTACAATATGTTCGAAGAGTGTCGCGATCTACATAAGCATCAGACCCTGGCAGGACGCTCCCACGCGGGCATGTACTATAAAAACACCAACCGGCCCGTCTACCATAACTCTACAAGAGCATACTGGCTGGCTATGGCCTTCGAGACG ACAACCAATAAAGGAAGCTCGTCTAAAGTGGTTTTGCAGCAGTACCACAAGTGGAACGCTTTTCTTAAGGAGCAAGTGCAAG ACATTCCTGAGCTCCAGTCGGCGTTCCACACGTCTGAAGACTGGGTCCATATGTTCATGGAGGTCGTGGCTGTCAATGGCGCCATTTACGGCATTGTGTTCTCGTTGATTCTCTGTATGGTTGCCGTGGTGATATTTACGGGGCATATATTGCTTTCAATCATTGTCATGTTGACCATATTAG GAGTACTTTGCCTCGTGGTGGGCGTCTTCTACTTGGTGGGATGGCATCTAGGTGCAGTGGAAGCCATCTCTCTATCCATCCTCGTGGGCACGTCCGTGGATTACTGCGTGCATCTCATCGATGGCTACATCATAGCAGGCCGCTTTATACCAGACTCCGGCCTCTCGAATAAG GAGGTGCGACGATGGCGTGCGTCTGCGGCGATCTCGCATATTGGTTCGTCCATCCTCAGCTCCGCCGTCACCACTATCGTGGCCGCCGTGCCGCTCTGCCTAACAACCATTCAAATCTTTGCCAAGTTCGGCCAGATCCTCGCCATTAACACGGCAGTCTCGATTCTGTACACTCTGACCTTCTGCATCGCGCTTATAGCCCTTATCGCGCCAGCTAGATTTATTAGAAGCCTGAAGTCGCGTCTGTTTGCCGTTCTGGGTGTGGCGCTGTTCGGTGGCATGTCTTTACTGTTGATGTATATAGCAAGTCTAATGGGTGCTGTTATTCAGGGACCGGACGGCAATCCTCTTTATAATGTCTGA